In a genomic window of Maridesulfovibrio ferrireducens:
- the purM gene encoding phosphoribosylformylglycinamidine cyclo-ligase, whose product MASRSDAYKAAGVNIDAANDFIGRIKGMVGSTFTKGVVTDIGGFGGLFKLDLTQMEEPVLVAGTDGVGTKLKLAFALDKHDTIGIDLVAMSVNDILVQGAKPLFFLDYFATGKLEVGVAETVLSGIVEGCKMSSCALLGGETAEMPGFYADGEYDLSGFCVGMVDNANIVDGSSITIGDSIIGLASSGVHSNGYSLVRKLYDESGLAADDLLPGTDQKIGEALITPTKIYADAVRNIIREIEVKGMVHVTGGGFYDNLPRILPQQVTAEINFGTWEVLPVFNWMKEQGNLSWPEMLQIFNCGIGYIMVVKGDREEDVINRLNGMDIKSWKIGEITARDGDSEQVNVNF is encoded by the coding sequence ATGGCAAGTCGTTCTGATGCTTACAAGGCCGCCGGTGTTAATATCGACGCGGCAAATGATTTTATAGGTCGCATTAAAGGTATGGTGGGTTCCACTTTTACCAAAGGTGTAGTCACGGATATCGGTGGTTTCGGCGGGCTTTTCAAGCTTGACCTGACTCAAATGGAAGAGCCTGTTCTTGTAGCAGGTACCGATGGCGTGGGTACTAAATTAAAACTGGCTTTCGCGCTAGACAAACACGATACCATCGGTATTGATCTTGTCGCTATGAGCGTGAATGACATATTGGTACAGGGCGCAAAGCCTTTGTTTTTCCTTGATTATTTTGCAACAGGAAAACTGGAAGTAGGCGTAGCTGAAACAGTTCTTTCCGGAATAGTTGAAGGTTGTAAAATGTCATCCTGTGCTCTGCTTGGCGGAGAAACTGCAGAAATGCCCGGATTTTATGCCGATGGCGAATATGACCTGTCCGGCTTCTGCGTCGGTATGGTTGATAACGCAAATATTGTTGATGGTTCTTCCATTACAATCGGTGATTCAATCATCGGCCTTGCTTCCTCAGGTGTCCATTCAAACGGATACTCTCTGGTTCGCAAACTGTATGATGAATCCGGCCTTGCCGCAGATGATCTTCTGCCCGGTACGGATCAAAAAATCGGAGAAGCTCTTATCACTCCGACTAAAATTTATGCAGACGCTGTACGCAATATTATCCGCGAAATCGAAGTTAAGGGAATGGTTCATGTTACCGGCGGCGGTTTCTATGACAATCTGCCTAGAATCCTGCCTCAGCAGGTTACAGCAGAAATTAATTTCGGAACATGGGAAGTTCTTCCTGTGTTTAACTGGATGAAAGAACAGGGCAATCTCAGTTGGCCTGAAATGTTACAGATTTTCAACTGTGGTATCGGTTATATCATGGTTGTTAAAGGTGACAGAGAAGAAGACGTTATCAACAGACTTAATGGCATGGACATTAAATCTTGGAAAATCGGAGAAATAACTGCCAGAGATGGTGATTCCGAACAGGTAAACGTTAATTTCTAA
- a CDS encoding DUF1318 domain-containing protein, with translation MIKKTAQVLTLMTLFAFAACVTVNIYFPAAQVEKAAEDIVDDIYGTDAQQPINNKDSSSLPSFLAFITPSAAHAKDVTESDIEGLKQSNSAIRGLKQNIAADHQQLIPYYNAGNIGINKSGYLELINKKGLSLPDTAAVRRLISQDNNTRKKLYAEVAASMNIPGSEIVKITNIFTEVWQKKAPAGWWIQDASGNWKKK, from the coding sequence ATGATCAAAAAAACCGCTCAGGTTTTAACGTTGATGACTCTTTTTGCCTTTGCAGCCTGCGTCACTGTAAACATATATTTTCCGGCAGCGCAGGTCGAAAAAGCGGCTGAAGATATCGTCGATGACATTTACGGGACCGATGCTCAGCAACCCATAAATAACAAAGACAGCTCATCTCTGCCGTCTTTCCTTGCATTCATAACGCCATCTGCCGCACATGCAAAAGACGTTACCGAATCCGACATTGAAGGACTTAAACAGTCCAACTCTGCGATCAGAGGCTTAAAGCAAAATATTGCGGCAGACCACCAGCAGCTTATCCCCTATTACAATGCCGGAAATATAGGCATCAACAAAAGTGGATATCTGGAACTGATAAACAAGAAAGGTTTAAGCCTTCCTGATACTGCAGCAGTCCGCAGATTAATTTCACAGGATAACAACACGAGAAAAAAACTATACGCGGAAGTTGCCGCATCCATGAACATTCCCGGAAGTGAAATTGTGAAAATCACAAATATCTTTACCGAAGTCTGGCAGAAAAAAGCACCCGCCGGATGGTGGATTCAGGATGCGTCAGGCAACTGGAAAAAGAAATAA